The Anolis carolinensis isolate JA03-04 chromosome 1, rAnoCar3.1.pri, whole genome shotgun sequence genome window below encodes:
- the lto1 gene encoding protein LTO1 homolog → MEEGSREPDAFDAIVMAEARFHGEGYQEGYAEGIHAGVVEGRQYGVQQGANIGLEIGSYLGFAMTWKKLLHAGSDEKHSKKAKVLESLIEMIEKFPHEDPVYERLQDDLEKIRGRFKQACSLLHIPTDARLGSGGSALTF, encoded by the exons ATGGAAGAAGGCAGCCGCGAGCCGGATGCTTTCGACGCCATCGTCATGGCAGAGGCAAG ATTTCATGGTGAAGGCTACCAGGAAGGCTATGCTGAAGGAATTCATGCTGGTGTCGTTGAAGGAAGGCAATATGGAGTGCAGCAAGGTGCTAACATTGGATTAGAA ATTGGGTCATATCTTGGTTTTGCAATGACATGGAAGAAATTGCTTCATGCCGGTTCTGATGAAAAACACAG TAAAAAGGCAAAAGTTCTAGAGTCCTTAATAGAGAtgattgagaaatttccccatgAAGATCCAGTCTATGAGAGACTTCAAGATGACCTAGAGAAAATTAGAGGACGATTCAAGCAG GCCTGTTCATTGCTGCATATTCCAACTGATGCTCGACTTGGTTCTGGAGGGTCTGCTCTCACATTCTGA